CAGCGAGCGAACTCACCGGGCCTCGACCTCCACCGAATAATCGTGGATGGTGGGGTTGGCGAGCAGACGTTCGGCCATCGCGTCGGCGCGTTCGGCGGCCGCGGCCTCGTCGGGGGCCGCGAGGTCGATCTCGAAGCGGTCGGCGGCCCGGAGGTCCTCGAGTTCGAAGCCGAGGCGTTCGAGCGCCCGTGCGGTGGTCTCGGCCTCGGGGTCGAGCACGCCCCGTTTCAGCCGCACCGTGACGACGGCGGTGTAGGCGGTCATTGGCGGCCGAAAGGTGGGGTGAGCGAAAACCGTTCTGGATCCGAGGAAAGCCGAACGGGTTTTTGCGTCGGGTCGTCGAGCGGGCGCATGTACCACGGGAGCCGACCATGAACCCCGATTTCACCGAGATAACGGTGATCGGCGACGACGACACCGGTCTGATCGCGCGGGTCACGTCGCTGCTGTTCGAGCGCGACGCCAACATCGAGGATCTGGATCAAGCGGTCCGGGAGGGCCTCTTCCGGATGACGATGCGGGTCGACACGACCGAGATGACCTGCACCGAGGACGACCTCCGTGAGGCGCTCGAAGCCCTCTGTGACGACCTCGGAATGGACGTCCAAGTCAGGTTCCCCGCCGACCGCGAGGCCAAGCGGATCGCGGTGCTCGCCACCAAGGAGTCACACTGCCTTGCGGCCATGCTGGAGGCGTTCGTCGACGACGACCCCGAGGCGGAGGTCGTGGTCGTGGTGGCGAACCACGACGACCTCGCGCCGCTCGCGGCAGCCCACGACATCCCCTTCTACGACATCGGTGACGCCGGCGGGGTGCCCGACGAGGAGTGGCTGTTGGACATCCTCGCCGAGTACGAGGTCGACCTCGTGGCGCTCGCCCGCTACATGCGGATCCTGAGCCCGAACGTGGTCTTCCGGTACGAAAGCAGAATTATCAACGTTCATCCCTCGCTCCTACCGTCGTTCGCCGGGGCCGAGGCCTACCGACAAGCGATCGAGAAGGGCGTCCGGATCGCGGGCGTCACCGCCCACTACGTCACGACCGACCTCGACCAGGGCCCGATCATCGCCCAGCGCGCCTTCGACGTGCCCGACGACGCGACGCCCGAGGAGCTGGAAGAGCGGGGCCAGCCGCTCGAAGCCGAGGCGCTCGTCGAGGCGGTTCGGCTCCACCTCGCGGGGGACCTGGTGGTCGGTCGCGGTCGAACCCATCTCCGCGAGGACAGCGATGCAGAGCTCGGTCTCCCCGAAGAGATCGCCGAGCTGAACCCCGACGCGCCGGTCGACAACGCATCCGTGACCGGCGGCCGTACGGAGGAGTAAAGTCAGTGGAAGACGGCGGTCGGTAGAACAACACGGCGAATGAGCACCAGCTGGTTCGTCCTATGGGGTGAACCCACTGCGACGGGGTACATTCGCACGACCCGATGGTCGCGAGTTCAGGTGGCGGAGATAGCCTACTCGACGTCGGACCAGTATTCTTTTGAGAGATCACACGAACTATCTTGAAGAACCGTTTCATGAGACGCCGGCTCGCGATTCGTCCGGTATTCGATCCGCTCTCGCCCCCCGCCGCGCGACGGGCCCGATAGCCGCAGCACTCGGGTTCGTTTCGTTACCTCCCTGGTAGCCGCACTTCCTCTCGACCACCGCACGCACATGCCGATATCCATCGAGCTGCCGGTTCGATCCCGGCGCTCGTACGACCACGTACTGATACACGAATCACGACCGAGCCACCCGCACCGATGGCCGAAACGGTGGCGAGGGAACCGCTCGCACGCTCTGCGCGGAGTCGCGACGGCGTCCCTCGGCGGTGAGCGCCGATGAGCGCTCTCGACCGAATGCTGTGGCGTAACGCCGACTTCCGGCGATTCATCGCCGGGCAGTTCGTCACGAACGCTGGAGATAGCCTCTACACGGTGGCGATGCTCTGGCTCGCCTTCGAGTTGACCGACTCGACGCTGGTCACCGGCGCGCTGAATGCGATACTGCTCTTGCCGTGGCTGTTGCAGGTGTTCGCCGGGCCGCTCGTCGATCGCTTGCCACTCAAACACGTCCTCGTCGGCTCGCAGGTGATTCAGGGTATCGTCGTGTCGATCCTTCCGCTGGCAGCGGCGACGGGCCACCTGGACGTCGGTCTCCTGTTCGTCGTCGCGCCGGTGTTGATGCTCGCGTCGCTACTGATGGCACCGATGGAGACCGCACTGTTGCCCCGTATCGTGGACGACGAGCGTCTTCCCGGAGCGAACTCGGCGCTCTCGACCGTGACACTCGGGCTGGACATGGTGTTCGACGCGCTCGGCGGCGGCTTCGTCGCCGTGTTTGGCGCGACGGCCCTCTTTCTCGCCGATACGGCCACGTTCGCCGCCGCAGCACTGCTGTTCGCTAGCATCAGGCTCGGCACTGCTGCAGGGACTGCCGAGCGCACGGCACCGAGACGCACAACGGCTGCCCCGACCGTTCGTTCGGTGCTGCGCTCGTACGTCTCCGACCTTCAGGACGGCGTCGCGGTGCTTCGGGGAACAGTGTTCGTCGAACTGACACTCACGACTGCAGTGGCGAACTTCACGACCGGGGTCACGCTGGCGATACTGCCGGCGTTCGGCGACGGCCTCGGTGGTCCTGCCATCTATGGCCTGCTACTGGGGGCACTCGGGATCGGCCGACTCATCGGCTCACTCGTCGGGCCGTGGTTTGAGAGCGTCCCCTACGGTAGGATGCTTCTCAGTCAAGGAATCGCTGCCTGCTGCTGGCTCGCGGCAGTTCTCGTGTCGTCGCCAGCACTCACAGTCGTCCTGTTCGGCCTCGCGTGGATACCCAGCGGGATATCGGGCGTTCTCAGTTCGACGTTGAACCAGCGAGTGT
This is a stretch of genomic DNA from Halococcus salsus. It encodes these proteins:
- a CDS encoding formyltetrahydrofolate deformylase — encoded protein: MNPDFTEITVIGDDDTGLIARVTSLLFERDANIEDLDQAVREGLFRMTMRVDTTEMTCTEDDLREALEALCDDLGMDVQVRFPADREAKRIAVLATKESHCLAAMLEAFVDDDPEAEVVVVVANHDDLAPLAAAHDIPFYDIGDAGGVPDEEWLLDILAEYEVDLVALARYMRILSPNVVFRYESRIINVHPSLLPSFAGAEAYRQAIEKGVRIAGVTAHYVTTDLDQGPIIAQRAFDVPDDATPEELEERGQPLEAEALVEAVRLHLAGDLVVGRGRTHLREDSDAELGLPEEIAELNPDAPVDNASVTGGRTEE
- the purS gene encoding phosphoribosylformylglycinamidine synthase subunit PurS, with amino-acid sequence MTAYTAVVTVRLKRGVLDPEAETTARALERLGFELEDLRAADRFEIDLAAPDEAAAAERADAMAERLLANPTIHDYSVEVEAR
- a CDS encoding MFS transporter, with translation MSALDRMLWRNADFRRFIAGQFVTNAGDSLYTVAMLWLAFELTDSTLVTGALNAILLLPWLLQVFAGPLVDRLPLKHVLVGSQVIQGIVVSILPLAAATGHLDVGLLFVVAPVLMLASLLMAPMETALLPRIVDDERLPGANSALSTVTLGLDMVFDALGGGFVAVFGATALFLADTATFAAAALLFASIRLGTAAGTAERTAPRRTTAAPTVRSVLRSYVSDLQDGVAVLRGTVFVELTLTTAVANFTTGVTLAILPAFGDGLGGPAIYGLLLGALGIGRLIGSLVGPWFESVPYGRMLLSQGIAACCWLAAVLVSSPALTVVLFGLAWIPSGISGVLSSTLNQRVFPADLLGRVAATKGTASGATLPLGSLVGGAVAEGLGTTMTMALAASGFGFIAVYIVLRPRLRRLPAVRAATPADFGVEAEKE